A window of Juglans regia cultivar Chandler chromosome 7, Walnut 2.0, whole genome shotgun sequence contains these coding sequences:
- the LOC109020341 gene encoding uncharacterized protein LOC109020341 isoform X3 has translation MGCFRKKMTRWETVAEVCPEAKQSMLEDLCCTYVDISSYHSPREADQASSDDETQPPSHPWEPPCANPILEAKANREPSPRGEPEPDRVQNGENVSSVPVVNQAQTRRGRGPAKCIEFEKLRKHGKVFLKINNGETTLCCENASMFITRVSWIVKHYCNMSYLRWSDVPQAHKDELIDRVRHAKMTNLVDFYKETHWSKKNDKFVTPTTEDVYDMVGKLDTLEPEKQTDEIATGVFKEVLGHRPGYARGLGEMVIPESTRQRFIGTRERVHSFD, from the exons ATGACCAGGTGGGAGACAGTGGCTGAGGTCTGCCCAGAGGCCAAGCAATCCATGCTAGAAGATTTGTGTTGTACTTATGTTGACATCAGTTCATACCACAGCCCAAGAGAGGCTGATCAGGCCAGCTCAGATGATGAAACCCAGCCTCCAAGCCATCCATGGGAGCCTCCATGTGCGAACCCAATTCTGGAGGCCAAGGCTAATAGAGAACCCTCCCCGAGGGGAGAACCAGAGCCTGATAGAGTTCAAAATG GTGAGAACGTCTCGTCTGTGCCTGTAGTAAACCAGGCACAGACGAGACGTGGACGTGGGCCCGCGAAGTGCATCGAATTTGAGAAATTGCGGAAGCATGGAAAAGTGTTCTTAAAGATAAATAATGGAGAAACAACATTGTGCTGTGAGAATGCATCCATGTTTATAACACGTGTATCATGGATAGTTAAACATTATTGCAACATGAGCTATCTtagatggagtgatgtaccccAAGCGCATAAGGATGAGTTAATCGATCGTGTTCGG CATGCAAAAATGACGAATTTGGTGGACTTCTACAAGGAAACCCATTGGTCCAAGAAGAATGATAAATTTGTGACACCTACCACCGAAGACGTTTAT GATATGGTTGGAAAGCTGGATACTCTAGAACCAGAGAAACAAACTGATGAAATAGCAACGGGTGTCTTCAAAGAGGTACTTGGTCATCGACCAGGTTATGCAAGAGGATTGGGAGAGATGGTGATCCCAGAGTCTACAAGACAACGCTTCATTGgcacgagagagagagtacatagctttgattga
- the LOC109020341 gene encoding uncharacterized protein LOC109020341 isoform X1 translates to MPRLMPPTLLMCRFNRRPTAATVSSAKMTRWETVAEVCPEAKQSMLEDLCCTYVDISSYHSPREADQASSDDETQPPSHPWEPPCANPILEAKANREPSPRGEPEPDRVQNGENVSSVPVVNQAQTRRGRGPAKCIEFEKLRKHGKVFLKINNGETTLCCENASMFITRVSWIVKHYCNMSYLRWSDVPQAHKDELIDRVRHAKMTNLVDFYKETHWSKKNDKFVTPTTEDVYDMVGKLDTLEPEKQTDEIATGVFKEVLGHRPGYARGLGEMVIPESTRQRFIGTRERVHSFD, encoded by the exons ATGACCAGGTGGGAGACAGTGGCTGAGGTCTGCCCAGAGGCCAAGCAATCCATGCTAGAAGATTTGTGTTGTACTTATGTTGACATCAGTTCATACCACAGCCCAAGAGAGGCTGATCAGGCCAGCTCAGATGATGAAACCCAGCCTCCAAGCCATCCATGGGAGCCTCCATGTGCGAACCCAATTCTGGAGGCCAAGGCTAATAGAGAACCCTCCCCGAGGGGAGAACCAGAGCCTGATAGAGTTCAAAATG GTGAGAACGTCTCGTCTGTGCCTGTAGTAAACCAGGCACAGACGAGACGTGGACGTGGGCCCGCGAAGTGCATCGAATTTGAGAAATTGCGGAAGCATGGAAAAGTGTTCTTAAAGATAAATAATGGAGAAACAACATTGTGCTGTGAGAATGCATCCATGTTTATAACACGTGTATCATGGATAGTTAAACATTATTGCAACATGAGCTATCTtagatggagtgatgtaccccAAGCGCATAAGGATGAGTTAATCGATCGTGTTCGG CATGCAAAAATGACGAATTTGGTGGACTTCTACAAGGAAACCCATTGGTCCAAGAAGAATGATAAATTTGTGACACCTACCACCGAAGACGTTTAT GATATGGTTGGAAAGCTGGATACTCTAGAACCAGAGAAACAAACTGATGAAATAGCAACGGGTGTCTTCAAAGAGGTACTTGGTCATCGACCAGGTTATGCAAGAGGATTGGGAGAGATGGTGATCCCAGAGTCTACAAGACAACGCTTCATTGgcacgagagagagagtacatagctttgattga
- the LOC109020341 gene encoding uncharacterized protein LOC109020341 isoform X4 — translation MGCFRKKMTRWETVAEVCPEAKQSMLEDLCCTYVDISSYHSPREADQASSDDETQPPSHPWEPPCANPILEAKANREPSPRGEPEPDRVQNGENVSSVPVVNQAQTRRGRGPAKCIEFEKLRKHGKVFLKINNGETTLCCENASMFITRVSWIVKHYCNMSYLRWSDVPQAHKDELIDRVRETHWSKKNDKFVTPTTEDVYDMVGKLDTLEPEKQTDEIATGVFKEVLGHRPGYARGLGEMVIPESTRQRFIGTRERVHSFD, via the exons ATGACCAGGTGGGAGACAGTGGCTGAGGTCTGCCCAGAGGCCAAGCAATCCATGCTAGAAGATTTGTGTTGTACTTATGTTGACATCAGTTCATACCACAGCCCAAGAGAGGCTGATCAGGCCAGCTCAGATGATGAAACCCAGCCTCCAAGCCATCCATGGGAGCCTCCATGTGCGAACCCAATTCTGGAGGCCAAGGCTAATAGAGAACCCTCCCCGAGGGGAGAACCAGAGCCTGATAGAGTTCAAAATG GTGAGAACGTCTCGTCTGTGCCTGTAGTAAACCAGGCACAGACGAGACGTGGACGTGGGCCCGCGAAGTGCATCGAATTTGAGAAATTGCGGAAGCATGGAAAAGTGTTCTTAAAGATAAATAATGGAGAAACAACATTGTGCTGTGAGAATGCATCCATGTTTATAACACGTGTATCATGGATAGTTAAACATTATTGCAACATGAGCTATCTtagatggagtgatgtaccccAAGCGCATAAGGATGAGTTAATCGATCGTGTTCGG GAAACCCATTGGTCCAAGAAGAATGATAAATTTGTGACACCTACCACCGAAGACGTTTAT GATATGGTTGGAAAGCTGGATACTCTAGAACCAGAGAAACAAACTGATGAAATAGCAACGGGTGTCTTCAAAGAGGTACTTGGTCATCGACCAGGTTATGCAAGAGGATTGGGAGAGATGGTGATCCCAGAGTCTACAAGACAACGCTTCATTGgcacgagagagagagtacatagctttgattga
- the LOC109020341 gene encoding uncharacterized protein LOC109020341 isoform X2, protein MPRLMPPTLLMCRFNRRPTAATVSSAKMTRWETVAEVCPEAKQSMLEDLCCTYVDISSYHSPREADQASSDDETQPPSHPWEPPCANPILEAKANREPSPRGEPEPDRVQNGENVSSVPVVNQAQTRRGRGPAKCIEFEKLRKHGKVFLKINNGETTLCCENASMFITRVSWIVKHYCNMSYLRWSDVPQAHKDELIDRVRETHWSKKNDKFVTPTTEDVYDMVGKLDTLEPEKQTDEIATGVFKEVLGHRPGYARGLGEMVIPESTRQRFIGTRERVHSFD, encoded by the exons ATGACCAGGTGGGAGACAGTGGCTGAGGTCTGCCCAGAGGCCAAGCAATCCATGCTAGAAGATTTGTGTTGTACTTATGTTGACATCAGTTCATACCACAGCCCAAGAGAGGCTGATCAGGCCAGCTCAGATGATGAAACCCAGCCTCCAAGCCATCCATGGGAGCCTCCATGTGCGAACCCAATTCTGGAGGCCAAGGCTAATAGAGAACCCTCCCCGAGGGGAGAACCAGAGCCTGATAGAGTTCAAAATG GTGAGAACGTCTCGTCTGTGCCTGTAGTAAACCAGGCACAGACGAGACGTGGACGTGGGCCCGCGAAGTGCATCGAATTTGAGAAATTGCGGAAGCATGGAAAAGTGTTCTTAAAGATAAATAATGGAGAAACAACATTGTGCTGTGAGAATGCATCCATGTTTATAACACGTGTATCATGGATAGTTAAACATTATTGCAACATGAGCTATCTtagatggagtgatgtaccccAAGCGCATAAGGATGAGTTAATCGATCGTGTTCGG GAAACCCATTGGTCCAAGAAGAATGATAAATTTGTGACACCTACCACCGAAGACGTTTAT GATATGGTTGGAAAGCTGGATACTCTAGAACCAGAGAAACAAACTGATGAAATAGCAACGGGTGTCTTCAAAGAGGTACTTGGTCATCGACCAGGTTATGCAAGAGGATTGGGAGAGATGGTGATCCCAGAGTCTACAAGACAACGCTTCATTGgcacgagagagagagtacatagctttgattga
- the LOC109020341 gene encoding uncharacterized protein LOC109020341 isoform X5 → MPRLMPPTLLMCRFNRRPTAATVSSAKMTRWETVAEVCPEAKQSMLEDLCCTYVDISSYHSPREADQASSDDETQPPSHPWEPPCANPILEAKANREPSPRGEPEPDRVQNGENVSSVPVVNQAQTRRGRGPAKCIEFEKLRKHGKVFLKINNGETTLCCENASMFITRVSWIVKHYCNMSYLRWSDVPQAHKDELIDRVRDMVGKLDTLEPEKQTDEIATGVFKEVLGHRPGYARGLGEMVIPESTRQRFIGTRERVHSFD, encoded by the exons ATGACCAGGTGGGAGACAGTGGCTGAGGTCTGCCCAGAGGCCAAGCAATCCATGCTAGAAGATTTGTGTTGTACTTATGTTGACATCAGTTCATACCACAGCCCAAGAGAGGCTGATCAGGCCAGCTCAGATGATGAAACCCAGCCTCCAAGCCATCCATGGGAGCCTCCATGTGCGAACCCAATTCTGGAGGCCAAGGCTAATAGAGAACCCTCCCCGAGGGGAGAACCAGAGCCTGATAGAGTTCAAAATG GTGAGAACGTCTCGTCTGTGCCTGTAGTAAACCAGGCACAGACGAGACGTGGACGTGGGCCCGCGAAGTGCATCGAATTTGAGAAATTGCGGAAGCATGGAAAAGTGTTCTTAAAGATAAATAATGGAGAAACAACATTGTGCTGTGAGAATGCATCCATGTTTATAACACGTGTATCATGGATAGTTAAACATTATTGCAACATGAGCTATCTtagatggagtgatgtaccccAAGCGCATAAGGATGAGTTAATCGATCGTGTTCGG GATATGGTTGGAAAGCTGGATACTCTAGAACCAGAGAAACAAACTGATGAAATAGCAACGGGTGTCTTCAAAGAGGTACTTGGTCATCGACCAGGTTATGCAAGAGGATTGGGAGAGATGGTGATCCCAGAGTCTACAAGACAACGCTTCATTGgcacgagagagagagtacatagctttgattga